Proteins from one Bos taurus isolate L1 Dominette 01449 registration number 42190680 breed Hereford chromosome 7, ARS-UCD2.0, whole genome shotgun sequence genomic window:
- the LOC132345761 gene encoding protein diaphanous homolog 1 isoform X2 gives MLPSTGQEIHLEDSKKDQEGGEEKKSLQKKKVKELKVLDSKTAQNLSIFLGSFRMPYHEIKNVILEVNEAVLTESMIQNLIKQMPEPEQLKMLSELKDEYDDLAESEQFGVVMGAVPRLRPRLNAILFKLQFGEQVENIKPEIVSVTAACEEVRKSENFSSLLEITLLVGNYMNAGSRNAGAFGFNISFLCKLRDTKSTDQKMTLLHFLAELCENDHPEVLKFPDELAHVEKASRVSAENLQKNLDQMKKQISDVERDIQNFPAATDEKDKFVEKMTSFVKDAQEQYNKLRMMHSNMEALYKELGEYFLFDPKKLSVEEFFMDLHNFKNMFVQAVKENQKRRETEEKMRRAKLAKEKAEKERLEKQQKREQLIDMNAEGDETGVMDSLLEALQSGAAFRRKRGPRQGVRKAVCAATSQLVSELTKEDAMTCVPAKMPKSEEVPTILEETTELLGRAS, from the exons CAATCTTTTTGGGTTCCTTCCGCATGCCTTATCATGAGATTAAGAATGTCATCTTGGAGGTGAATGAGGCTGTTCTCACTGAGTCCATGATCCAG AACCTCATTAAGCAGATGCCAGAGCCAGAGCAGTTAAAAATGCTTTCTGAACTGAAGGACGAATATGATGATTTGGCTGAGTCAGAGCAGTTTGGTGTGGTG ATGGGTGCAGTACCCCGCCTGCGGCCTCGCCTCAACGCCATCCTCTTCAAGCTGCAGTTTGGGGAGCAGGTGGAGAACATCAAGCCCGAGATCGTCTCGGTGACTGCCGCGTGTGAGGAGGTGCGAAAGAGCGAGAACTTCTCTAGCCTCCTGGAGATAACCTTGCTTGTCGGAAACTATATGAATGCTGGCTCCAGGAATGCTGGTGCTTTTGGCTTCAACATCAGCTTCCTTTGTAAG CTTCGAGACACCAAGTCCACAGATCAGAAGATGACATTGTTGCACTTCTTGGCTGAGTTGTGTGAGAATGATCATCCCGAGGTCCTGAAGTTCCCAGACGAGCTTGCCCACGTGGAGAAAGCCAGCCGAG tttctgctgaaaactTGCAAAAGAACCTAgatcagatgaagaaacagatttCCGACGTGGAACGTGATATTCAGAATTTCCCAGCTGCCACAGATGAGAAAGACAAGTTTGTTGAAAAAATGACCA GCTTTGTGAAGGATGCGCAGGAACAGTACAACAAGCTGCGGATGATGCATTCCAACATGGAGGCGCTCTACAAGGAGCTGGGCGAGTACTTCCTCTTTGACCCCAAGAAGTTGTCTGTGGAAGAATTCTTCATGGATCTGCACAACTTTAAGAATATGTTTGTG CAAGCTGTCAAGGAGAACCAGAAGCGGCGGGAGACAGAGGAGAAGATGCGGCGAGCAAAGCTGGCCAAGGAGAAAGCAGAGAAGGAGCGGTTGGAGAAGCAGCAGAAGAGAGAGCAACTCATAGACATGAATGCTG AGGGTGATGAGACAGGTGTGATGGACAGTCTTCTGGAAGCCCTGCAGTCAGGCGCAGCATTCCGACGGAAGAGAGGACCCCGTCAGG GCGTCAGGAAGGCAGTGTGTGCAGCCACATCTCAGCTAGTCTCAGAGCTGACCAAGGAGGATGCCATGACCTGTGTTCCTGCCAAGATGCCTAAGAGTGAGGAAGTCCCCACCATCCTCGAGGAGACCACAGAGTTGCTCGGCCGTGCAAGCTAA